The Pseudomonas sp. SCA2728.1_7 DNA segment TGAATATTTCCGGGGGAAGAAAGTTCCCGTCGTTTATCATATTGACGACAATTTATTAGATATACCCGCGTCTCTTGGGGAGGTAATTGGCAAAAGTCACGGAGCCTCGGATGTCATCGAGGCGCGGCGTTATTTGCTTGAGAATTGCGATTTAATATATGCATCCACGCAGTATCTCGCCCAGCACTTGCAAGGCTTGTTTCCGCAGCAAAAGATATTTAGCGGTATGTATGCGCCTTATATGGTTGAACACATCCGCACAGAAAGAAAACCAGGTAATGATCAACCTATTATCGGCTATATGGGGTCAAGAGGGCATCAGGAAGATCTGGATCTGGTCGTACCTTCACTAGTACGCTTGCTGGATGATAATGCGAGTATAAGGTTTGAGGTGTTTGGTAGCATTAAAATGCCTGACGAGCTTCTTAGGTTCGGAGAAAGAGTAAAGGCTCATGAGGTTTGTAAGGATTATGTCGGTTTTTTGAATAAACTTAATACCTTGGGTTGGGATGTTGGGCTAGCCCCTTTGGTGGATGAAAAATTCAATTTGTGCAAGGCTCCAACCAAGTTCGTTGAATATACTGCGGCAGGCATCCCGGTTATTGCATCGGATATTCAAGTTTACAGTCCTTTCGCAATGCCAGGTTGTGCGGTTCTAGTTCAGGATGAATGGTACGACGCTATAGACGCATTGTTGAAGGATTCCGGGCTTAGAGCGTCAATGGTTAAGAATGCACACGAGTATTGTGTAAGTAATTTTTCGGAAAAGCGCTTGCAAGATCAATTGGTCACTTTGATCAATGGCTTGATTTAAAGTTTGCTCGGGGTAGGTCAAGAGTTTAATTGTTTAATCAATATATGCTTAGGATTTATTCTGGGTGGGGTTACCTTATCTAGAAGCCAGTGATCACGACTCAGGCTGATCGCGCTGACAAAAGGATGACCCGCCGGCGTTTACGCAAGGATGGCCCTTGAGACCCGGGTAGGCGTAGGTCTACTCCCCGATATGTGATAGATTGCTGCGGTGAAGGGACACTGCAGCGAAGGATAAGATATGAACGAATGTGGACAAGACTGGTTTGCTCCGTCATTTTCGTTGAGATGGCTGAGAAAAGTGCCACAATTGAACTCGTAGAAGGCTGATTATTACATGTGGCGACAAACCATTAACTCCAGTGTTGCGCTTGCGAAGCGCAGTATTTCCATTCAGATAAAACAACACGCTTTGGGTTACGCATGGGCACTAATAACGCCCATGCTTTATGCTGCTTGCTATATCTTTATCAAGGGTCAATTGAATGGTGGTGCCGCACATTCGGCAGACTCCGGCTGGGACATACTACGAGCGTTTGCCGGAGTAACGATTTTTCAATGGTGGATGCATATCGTTCAAGAGATGTCTGATTTTATTCGAAAGAATAGAGGTCTTTTGCGAGGTATTAACGTCGGGCCAATTCCTTTCGTTCTATCAGTTTTATTTGAAGGGTTGATTGGTTTGCTGATCAGAGTGGTATTGATATTGATCGCAATACCTTTGTTGGGTCTGTCGTTCCCTACGCAACCTTTCTCCTGGCTGTCAATTATAATTTCCTTGATGGCTTTGCTGATTTCAGCGGTCACCATCGGAACTATACTTGCGCCATGGGCGGTGCTGTACGCGGATGTTCGTAAAGGGCTCTCGTCCGTCAGTTTACCAGTGATACTCATATCACCGATTTTTTACCCGGCTTTTGAACAAACTTCCGGGCCTTTGTTCTGGTTGAACTGTATCAACCCTTTAGCTGCTCCATTGGCTATATTGGCGAAGTCCTTACACGATTTGGAATCTGTTTACATGCTTCCATTGATTATCAGTACGGTGGTGTTTACCTTAATTTTGAGTTGGTCGCTCAAACAGCTCCATCGTCAAGTACCGATTCTGCTTGAGCGCATGGGGTAACTTATGACTGTACTGCTAGAAGTAAACGATTTATGGAAAAAGTATTCACGTGACTTGAAGTCATCTGTGAAGTATGCGGCTCGAGATATTTTGCGTGGCGCTGTAAGCGGTGGGCAAAACGATCACAAAGACCTTCGCGATTCCGAGTTTTGGGCGATTAGAGGTATGAATTTCTCCCTTCGCCGTGGTGAAGTACTTGGCGTACTGGGACATAACGGCGCAGGAAAAAGCACACTGCTCAAATGTATTGCCGGGAAACTGGCAGCTGATCGAGGCAGTGTGATCCGAAACGGTGAGCTGGGTTACCTGCTGGAAATGAGCGCGGGTTTTTCGCCTACCATGACGGGTCGTGACAATGTCACGGTGCGCGGTCGTTTGATGGGCATGAATGGCAAAGCGTTAGCTGCCTATATTGATGAAGTTAAAGATTTCTCTGAGCTTGATACGTTTTTTGACTCACCTGTACAGTTTTATAGTTCAGGTATGAAGTCGAGGCTTGGTTTCGCTGCTTCCTCCGTCATTCGGCCTGATATTCTTATTATCGATGAGGTTCTTGCCGTAGGAGACCTTTCTTTCCGGCTGCGTTGTTACGAACGCGTAAACGAGCTCGCGCGGAATGCGGCAGTCATTTTCGTATCGCACTCTATCGGTCAGGTAGCTCGACTTTGTAATCGAGCCATATTCCTGGAAAAGGGTAAAGTGCTATATGAGGGAGGGGTTCAGAATGCCATTTCCCTCTATCAGGACAAGCTGGGTGATCAAAATGAGAGAAAGCGTGGTCACACACTTCATCCGGAGCTGATTTCATTCAGTTTGATGGCAAATGGTTGCCAGCTTGTTCCAGGTCAATCGCTTCCTTATGGGGCTAATCTGAGTCTTGATATAGATATTAGCAAGTTGCCCGAGAATGCAGTTATAAGACCACTACTGCGGGATGGCTCCCAAGGTGTTCTGGCGGATTGGAACTCTGTACGTTCGAATTTGTCTTGGCCTGCCGGACGGACCCGCTTAAAAGCGGATCTCGGGAGTGCGGAGTTGGCACCCGGTGCGTATTCGATTTCAATTGAAGTGATGAGTCCTGATGGGGTCGAACATATTTCACTGTCAGAGTCTACGCCCTTCAGGATTGGCGGCTCTTATTTAAATGCCGTAGCCATTCAGAAAACCGCGACATGGCAATTCCCAGAGTGATAGGGGGCGTTGTGTCGTTGGGGAGTCAGTTGCAAGTCTCATATCTTATTAAGGTCTAATATATGACGGATGTTAAAGGCATCTCCAACGACCCCATAGATACAGTCCGCGTATTCGTGGCAGCCACTCCCGCTGAATGGCTGCCGATGAAGGTTCTTGAGTTCTCGATTCTTGAAACTACAGACTTGCCTGTTCAGCTGTCAGCTATTTATACACATCAGCGAACGATACCATTACCTAAGGACGCTGCTAACAAGGCAAGAACGCCTTTCTCATTCCAGCGTTTTTTAATCCCTGAACTATGTGGGTATGAAGGTAAAGCGATATATCTCGATGCGGATATGCAAGTATTTCAGGATATAGCGGGTTTATGGAATCGGCCGTTTCAGGGAAGTGTTTTGCAAACGGTCGGTAGTGCAGGGGGAGGGCGCCGCTCTCAGTTCAGCGTGATGCTGATGGACTGTGCTCAATTGGGTTGGAACATTGATAGCATTATCAACCAGCTCGATAAAGGCGAAATCAGTTATCACGAACTTATGTATGAAATGAAACTGGCCAGTGAGATTTCGTTCTCAGTTCCGGAGTTGTGGAACTCTCTAGAGAGCTACGCTGAGGGGGAAACAAGTTTGCTGCATTATACAGATATGAACACCCAACCATGGGTGTCCCTGGATAATCCTAACAGAGGTTTATGGGTTTCGTGTTTGCGTAGGGCGCTACAAAAGGGTTTTATTTCTCGTGATGAGTTAGTGCGAGAGATAGAGCAGGGTCACGTCCGGCCCTCGCTCCTTGCTGAGGCGTTTTCAAATTCCAAAGGCAATTGGAAGCCGGCTTTTGGTGATCTGTTAGCCGACGCATTATATACCCCACCCTATTATTCCATCGCCGCATCACGCCGCGGAAAGCTGTACGCGGGTTTGTCCAGGTTATCTCGTGCGTTTCGTCTGATATTGCGGCCCTTACTTCGGTAGCGAAGGTCTCCAGGGTCAGCGGGTTTGGGAATAAATCAACAGGGATTCGAGCGTAAAATCAATGAAGAGCAAGGTCAGGAACTAAAATGCTTAGCCACGTAGAGAAGATTAAAAAAACTATCAGCGACGCATTCGCTCGGATTTTTGGTGGTAAAGACGCGGAGGTGAAAGTGCAAGGCGGTGTTTCCGCACGCGTGCTTTTTGTAGCTAATGCACTTATTCCAACATTGCAATTGAGCTTTTTGAAACCGCTCGCAGCCAATATTGAACAGGGTAATCTGACCACGGACTTGTTAAGTGAACAGCAGATGAAAGAGCTGTTTGGCAAACGTCTGCGCGAATCCGAAGTGGAGAGTTGGATAAGTGAGCGGGTGGAGAAGTTTAAGCCTACTGCGATCGTTTTTTGTCGTTACAGTGGGCCGCATACGGCCTATCTGACTCAACTGGCTAAAGCGGCGGGCATTCCTACAGTTTTTCATGTCGACGATGATCTTCTGCATGTACCTGTTGAAATTGGACAGAAAAAATATGAGTACCATAATCATCCCGCTCGCCTCGAAGCTGTGCGGTACCTGCTTGAGAATGTCGATCTTGTCTACTGCTCGACTGAAGCGCTGAAACAGCGCTTTGTTTCCTATGGATTAGAGTCAAACTTTAAAGTGGGTACCATTTATTGCTCTGGCAATGTATTGGTTCCGGCAGTAAAACGATCGACAAAGAAAATCGGCTATATGGGTTTTGACCACGCCCATGATCTGGAAACGGTCTTGCCAGCACTGATTCAAGTACTAAGAAATGACTCTGACGTTGAATTTGAATTGTTTGGTTCAATACCAAAACCAGCAGTACTTGAGGAGTTTGGTGACAGGGTCAATGTCATCCCTCCGGTACCCAACTACGAAGAGTTTCTTGCCAAGTTTTCTTCGCTGAACTGGGATATTGGCATCTGCCCGCTAGCTAATACGGATTTCAATGCTGTCAAAGCCAATACCAAGTGGGTCGAATATACTTCGGTTGGTACAGCGGTCGTCGCGAGTGCCGATACAATTTATGACGCCTGCTGTTCAGGGGGATGTGGCACATTGGCAACAACGACTGCGCAATGGGTGGATGCTCTTGAACTGTTGATTGGTGGCAGTGAGAGACGCTTAACGCAGGTTTTGAATGCTCAAAACCGACTCAGGGAAGACTACTCCGTTGATCGCCTGCAGCGTCAAGTGCTTGATGTTCTAGACACGGCTGCCAAGCTGGTCAAGTCTGCAGCATGAGCTTCTGATCGCGCCGAGCTGGATGTGAATGTGCGAACGCACTCAAGTTGTTAATAACGCCGGTAAGCGCCTTTTTGAAGAGGCGCTAACCGTGCGTGCTGGACTGACTTAAATCTTGTTCAGATAGATGGCTAGAATAAGGCTTATATTGCCCATCAAGGTCTGACGATAAATTCCTGAACTTCTCATTAGACGAAACCTCTGAAGCAATGTGCTTTGCCTTGCCTTTTTGAAGTCATGCACTGTCTGTCTGTTGCTGGGTGTCAGATCTTCTTCAAGTGGTTCAAGGATGCTCAGATTGACATCGCTCCAGCGGCTAAATCGTCCGTCGATAAGTTTTCCCAAACGAAGTATGCGTTCTTTGATACTGGAGTTGGAACCGATCACATTGCCACCGTGTTGGCGGTAATCGAGCGTTGGCTCCGAATCGTAGATGACCTTTCCACCGCACGCTGTCGTTAAAAGATAGGCAAGCCAGTCATGTGCGACAACAGGAATGTCGGGTGAAGTTCTGTTCAACAAGTCTCGTGCCGCGCCATTCAGAAGCATCGTATTGGCGCCTGCAATACTCTGTATTAGCGCATTTTGGAATAGGGGCGGTCGGTTGAATTTGGGTGAAAACCCGATGACTTTGCGATTTTCGTTGATAAGGCGAGTGCGCGAGCAGTATAGAGCGGGCTGATTTCCGGGGAACGACTGCAATTGGCGGATGCTTCTTTCCAGCTTGTCGTTGTGCCAGATATCGTCCTGATCGCTGAATGCGAAAAAGTCTCCCTCGACATTCTCATTTCTAACAAGCGACATAAAGTTTTTGGCAAATCCCTCGCGGGGTCCGCTGAATAAATGAATGCGCTGTGAATCGATCAATTCCCGGTAGGTTTCCAGTAGCGCAAGTGTGCCGTCGGTAGAACCATCATCGGATATGTACAGCGTCCAGTTTTGATGAGTCTGGGATATGAGCGAATCGATCTGTTCTTTCAGGTATGCCTGGCCATTGTACGTGCACATCAGGATTGCGACTTTACACTGGGAGGGCAATTTCATCTGGGCTTCGACGGATAGATCAGAATCTGGTTGACCGGCTCGGGGCGGTTGCGGCTCCATGCGTCCTCGCGTTTTGAGTTAAATAATGCTTCAGATGCAGTTAAAAAACAGACCTGATGGCTTAGTGATATCGCCCGGTGATCGCAGAGCGGCAAACGGGATGCGCACAGGAGGTGTATTTTATCTGTGCAGCAGGTTTAATCTCTACTCTTTTGCGTTTTAATACAGACTGCAGCCAGGGGTTCACTGGGATTGGCACGAAGGTGGCAATTTACCTGCCAAAGTATTTGGTCTCTGGCGTGATCCCTGCCCGCTTGGGGTGGCCGATATGAAATGGACGGATGGTTAATGGATAAAATGCGATTATTCCTGCTTGGAATGCCTCGCCAAAGAAAACGTCTGATTCAGGTAATCATGGACGTATTCCTGGTGTGGATATCGCTATGGGGATCGTTCGTGGTTCGTTTGGGAATCGAAAATGTTACCCAGCCCATTGAGACGCATCTCTGGCTCTTTATCAGCGCGCCGCTGATTGCCATTCCATTGTTCATTCGTTTCGGCATGTATCGTGCCGTGATGCGTTATTTTGGCAACGATGCGCTAATCGCCATTATCAAAGCGGTCAGTCTGTCTGCGCTCATCCTCGCTTTAGTCGTCTTCTGGTACAGCAACCACAAGACTGTGGTGCCGCGTTCCATCATCTTCAATTACTGGTGGTTAAGCCTGGTGATCATCGGGGGACTGCGCTTATGCATGCGCCAGTATTTCATGGGCGACTGGTTCATGGCGGCCAAGCATGTCCCGTTTACGAGTCGCGACGACGGCCTCACCAAGGTCGCAGTGTACGGCGCGGGAGTGGCTGGTAATCAACTGGTTGCTGCGCTGCGGATGGGGCGCGTGATGCGGCCTGTGGCGTTTATCGATGATGATGCAAGCATTGCTGATCGCTCCATTTCCGGTCTGCAAGTCTACAAACCAAAACATATACAGCAAATGATCGATGTCACCGGAGCGCAGGAGATCCTGCTTGCGCTGCCATCATCGACTCGTGCGCGGCGTCGCGAGATTCTCAACTTGCTGGAAGGTTTCCCCCTTCATGTGCGCAGCGTTCCAAACTTCACCGATCTGGCAAGCGGCCGGGTCAAAGTCGAAGACATTCAGGAAATCGATATCGCAGATTTGCTCGGGCGAGACGCTGTCCCGGCTCAGCCTGATTTACTCGAGCGCTGTATCAAAGGCAAGACAGTCATGGTAACTGGGGCCGGTGGTTCCATCGGTTCGGAGTTATGCCGGCAGATATTTTTGCTGGGCCCGACAACATTGCTTCTGTTTGAACATAGTGAGTTCAATCTTTACAGCATTCTCTCCGAGCTCGAGCAGCGTGGCTGCCGTGATGCGGTGGACGTTCGCCTGCTGCCGATCCTCGGTTCCATCCGTCACCAGGAAAAACTGCTCGACGTGATGAAGACCTGGAAGGTCGACACTGTCTATCACGCGGCGGCTTACAAACACGTACCGATGGTGGAGCACAATATCGCGGAGGGTGTGCTGAATAATGTTATCGGCACACTAAACACTGCTCAGGCAGCGCTGCAGTCAGGTGTCTCAAACTTCGTTCTGATTTCTACCGACAAGGCCGTACGTCCCACCAATGTCATGGGCAGTACCAAACGACTTGCCGAGCTGACGCTGCAAGCGCTCAGTCGCGAGATCGCCCCGGTATTGTTCGGTGATAAGGCCAATGTCTCTCGAGTCAACAAAACTCGATTTACCATGGTTCGTTTCGGCAATGTATTAGGTTCGTCCGGTTCAGTGATCCCTCTGTTTCACAGGCAAATCAAGTCCGGCGGCCCGCTGACGGTCACTCACCCGAAAATCACCCGCTACTTCATGACCATCCCCGAAGCCGCTCAATTGGTGATCCAGGCTGGCTCCATGGGACAAGGCGGCGACGTATTCGTGCTGGACATGGGCGAACCGGTAAGGATTGTCGAGCTGGCAGAAAAGATGATTCACCTCTCGGGCCTGAGCATTCGTTCCGATCGCAATCCTCAAGGAGATATCTCCATTGAGTTCACTGGATTGCGCCCGGGCGAAAAGCTCTTCGAGGAACTGTTGATCGGCGATAACGTAGCCGCCACCCCACATCCGATGATCATGACGGCTAGCGAGGACCATTTGCCATGGGATGTGTTGAAAGGGCGTTTGAGTGATCTGCTGATTGCTGTCGAGAAAGATGACTATGCCCGCGTCCGTCAACTCCTGCGTGAAACCGTCAGCGGTTACACCCCCGACGGCGAAATCGTCGACTGGATCTACCAGCAGCGCCGTCTCGAGCCTTGATTGTTTCACATCCTGTAACGCACGCATTTTTGACATAGCTCCAGCATGACCTACGTTTGAAGAGCAGCTTCGGAAAAGCTGCTTTCTCAAACGATGATGGAGCGTCACTAATGCGTACCGGTTACTTCTATTCCCTGATTTTTGCCTTCCTCACCAGTGCATCGATTGCCGCTATTGCCGCACCTGTTGCGCCAGCGGAGTCAGCCAGGGCGCCGATCGTAATGGATACAGCGGCGCCTTCCCAAGGTGCAAAAATCGATCTCAACGGTGCTGACGCAGCGACGCTGCAAAAAGAGCTGGCCGGAGTCGGTGAGGCCAAAGCCAAAGCGATTGTTGCATATCGTGAAACAAACGGTCCTTTCGCCTCCGTGGATGAATTGCTGGAAGTGAAAGGAATTGGCAAGGCGATCCTGGATCGCAATCGCGACAAGCTGGAAGTCAACTAAGCTTACTGTTCAACGCCAAGGGGGCCGGTCTTAGACCGGCCTTTTTCATTTGGCGCAGTGCTTGGCTGCGGATAACAGTGGAGAGGGCACCCGTCGGACGATTTAAAATTACGGCTATCATATTGCGTTTGGATTATGCCTATAATAATTTGCCGGTGCGTCAAGCCAACACGTCTCATCGGCAACGTCCTTCATCAAGCATTCCAGGAGCATTCTCATGAATTCCGCACAATCTAAAGGTACTGCTCTGGTTACCGGTGCATCGTCCGGTATCGGTGCGATTTACGCTCAGCGCCTGGCGGCGCGTGGTTTTGATCTGCTGCTGGTTGCCCGTGACAAGGATCGTCTGGAAAGCGCCGCGAGTCAGTTGCGCGATGCCCATGGTGTTCAGGTCGAAGTGCTGAAAGCAGACCTGACGCAAAAGGATGACGTACTCAAACTCGAGCAACGCCTGCGCAGCGATTCCAGCATCAGTTTGCTGGTGAATAACGCCGGTGTGGCGTCGGACGGTTTGTTGGCCAACGCCGATATGGACCAGTTGGAGCGCTTGATCCAGTTGAACATCACCGCCGTCACGCGCCTTGCCTCGGCCGCGGCCGCGAGTTTCGCTAAGGCCGGGCGTGGCACGATCATCAATATCGCCTCGGTGGTGGCGCTGTTTCCGGAACGCTTCAACGCCACCTACAGCGCTAGCAAAGCTTATGTACTGAGCCTGACCCAGTCGCTGAACACTGAACTCGAAGGCACCGGCGTGCAGATCCAGGCCGTGCTGCCGGGTGTGACTCGCACCGAAATCTGGGAGCGCTCCGGCATCGATGCCAGTGGCATTCCGGCAGAAATGGTCATGGACGCAGGCGAGATGGTCGATGCGGCGCTGGCCGGTCTGGATCAGGGCGAGTTGATCACCATTCCTTCGCTGCCTGACGCAGGCGAATGGCACGCCTTTGTTGCGGCTCGCCATGTCATGGCACCGAACCTTTCCCGCAGTTCCGCAGCCCAACGCTACAAGTCCGGCAATTGAATTGATCAGAGGTCACCACGGTATGGATTCGCGTCGAATAGTCGTCACGGGCATGGGCCTGGTTTCACCCTTGGGCAGCGATCTCGAAGTCGTATGGCAGCGTTTGCTGGCCGGGCGTTCTGGTTTGCGTAACTTGCCTGAAGCAACGGTCGCTGATTTGCCCACGCGAGTCGGCGGCGCGGTGCCAACGCTGGAAGAAGACGCTGAGGCAGGATTTGATCCGGATCGCGCCACGCCACCCAAGGAACAGAAGAAGATGGACCGCTTTATTCTGTTCGCCATGGAAGCTGCCCGGCAGGCATTGGAACAGGCTGACTGGCACCCCTCGGAAAGCAAAAGCCAGGAGCGTACAGCTACGATCATCGGCTCCGGTGTCGGCGGTTTCGGCGCGATTGCCGACGCTGTACGCACCACCGACAGTCGCGGTCCTCGGCGTTTGTCGCCATTCACCATTCCGTCGTTCCTGGTCAATCTCGCGGCAGGGCACGTGTCGATTCAACACGGCCTCAAGGGGCCTTTGGGCGCACCCGTGACGGCGTGCGCTGCGGGTGTTCAAGCGATTGGCGATGCGGCGCGCTTGATCCGCGCCGGTGAAGCGGATATTGCCGTGTGTGGCGGCGCGGAAGCTTGCATCGACCGCGTCAGTCTTGCCGGTTTTGCGGCAGCGCGGGCGTTATCCAGCGGCTACAACGACACCCCGCAGCGCGCCTCTCGGCCGTTCGACAGCGGTCGCGACGGCTTCGTGATGGGTGAGGGTGCGGGGCTGTTGGTGATTGAATCCCTGGAACACGCCTTGGCGCGTGGCGCGACGCCGCTGGGGGAACTGGTCGGTTATGGCACCAGCGCCGATGCCTATCACCTGACTGCCGGGCCGGAAGATGGCAGTGGTGCGCGGCGCGCGATGACGCTGGCATTGGCGCAGGCGGGTATCACGCCGGATCAGGTGCAGCACCTCAACGCTCATGCGACCTCGACCCCGGTGGGCGACCTCGGCGAGTTGGCGGCGATCAAAGCGTTGTTCGGCACGCAAAATAAAATCGCCGTGACCTCGACCAAGTCCGCCACCGGTCATTTGCTCGGCGCTGCCGGTGGGCTTGAAGCCATTTTCACGCTGCTGGCGATTCGTGATCAGGTGGTGCCGCCGACGCTGAATTTCGACAATCCCGATCCGGCGAGCGCAGGTGTAGATATCGTCCACGGCCAGGCGCGACCGATGGCGATCGAATATGCACTGTCCAACGGTTTCGGGTTCGGCGGGGTCAATGCCAGCGTGCTGTTCAAGCGCTGGCAGGCTTAATCCCGGTCCTTGAGGTGATCGCGGGTGACATCGAGGATGCGTTGCGCAAACTCGGCATCCGCGACACTACGTGACAGCAGCAGTGCACCGACCAGTGTCGACATTATGACGATGGCGCGGTCTGCGCTGTTTTCGCCTTCGAGGCTGTTTTCGATCTGCTCCAGCCGTGCATTCAACACCGCGTCGCTGGTAGGACTCGGTTGTCCACGCAGGCCCAGTTCGGAAGAAATGGTCAGCAACGGGCAGCCTTCATGCGGCGACGTTTGATGCCATTCCGACAGGTACGTCTCGATAAAGGCATCAAGCGGATTATCCTGCGAAAAAATCTCTGCACATAACCCGTCAACCTGGTTGCCGGCCTCTTGCAAGGCTTTCTCGACCAACTCGTCCTTGGACTTGAAATGTGAGTAGAAACCGCCATGGGTCAGACCCAGCGCTTTCATCAGGGGTTGCAGGCCCGTAGCGCCGATTCCGTCCTTGCGAAAGCGTGCCGAAGCCTCCTTGATAATGCGCTGATGGGTCTGGGCTTTATGGTCCTGCGAATAACGCATCTGGAACTCTCCGCAACAATGTCCCCATCTTAACCAAGGAAAATTAGATGGTGACTGTACTTCTACTTCTTAAAAGCGTGCAGATAGGTCCAATGGCTATAAAAAGCACAAACCCCGCCGATCAGGCGGGGTTGTGTTCAGCGATCTTGGGCGTCTTTGGCGTCGGCTTCGGCATTGCGTTGGGCAACGCGTCGGCGTTCTTCATCGGTCAGATCGACCTTGTTGGCGGTGTCGCGCAACATCATTAATCCGCCGACGATCGAGCCGATTGCAACGACCAGAATCAACCAGGCATACCAGGGCATAACGGCTCTCCTTAAGGGCAGGTCGACGGGCGAGGATTTCGCCGTGCGACGCTGCATACCACGTTTGAGCGAAGTGACTTCGCAGTGGTTCCATTCTAGGCCGCTTGCACCGGGTTCACCCGAAATCCCTCAATTGCCCGTCA contains these protein-coding regions:
- a CDS encoding glycosyltransferase produces the protein MLKVINYLARKFELVRSKKFDRLSAGHDKSPRVLILTEHLNATYYISFDIPFKELSRNGAINYSVVSQSKVSRKGVGVWKEWDAAFRPQIVIFTRYGLPYGTEILEYFRGKKVPVVYHIDDNLLDIPASLGEVIGKSHGASDVIEARRYLLENCDLIYASTQYLAQHLQGLFPQQKIFSGMYAPYMVEHIRTERKPGNDQPIIGYMGSRGHQEDLDLVVPSLVRLLDDNASIRFEVFGSIKMPDELLRFGERVKAHEVCKDYVGFLNKLNTLGWDVGLAPLVDEKFNLCKAPTKFVEYTAAGIPVIASDIQVYSPFAMPGCAVLVQDEWYDAIDALLKDSGLRASMVKNAHEYCVSNFSEKRLQDQLVTLINGLI
- a CDS encoding ABC transporter permease is translated as MWRQTINSSVALAKRSISIQIKQHALGYAWALITPMLYAACYIFIKGQLNGGAAHSADSGWDILRAFAGVTIFQWWMHIVQEMSDFIRKNRGLLRGINVGPIPFVLSVLFEGLIGLLIRVVLILIAIPLLGLSFPTQPFSWLSIIISLMALLISAVTIGTILAPWAVLYADVRKGLSSVSLPVILISPIFYPAFEQTSGPLFWLNCINPLAAPLAILAKSLHDLESVYMLPLIISTVVFTLILSWSLKQLHRQVPILLERMG
- a CDS encoding glycosyltransferase family 2 protein, encoding MEPQPPRAGQPDSDLSVEAQMKLPSQCKVAILMCTYNGQAYLKEQIDSLISQTHQNWTLYISDDGSTDGTLALLETYRELIDSQRIHLFSGPREGFAKNFMSLVRNENVEGDFFAFSDQDDIWHNDKLERSIRQLQSFPGNQPALYCSRTRLINENRKVIGFSPKFNRPPLFQNALIQSIAGANTMLLNGAARDLLNRTSPDIPVVAHDWLAYLLTTACGGKVIYDSEPTLDYRQHGGNVIGSNSSIKERILRLGKLIDGRFSRWSDVNLSILEPLEEDLTPSNRQTVHDFKKARQSTLLQRFRLMRSSGIYRQTLMGNISLILAIYLNKI
- a CDS encoding ABC transporter ATP-binding protein → MTVLLEVNDLWKKYSRDLKSSVKYAARDILRGAVSGGQNDHKDLRDSEFWAIRGMNFSLRRGEVLGVLGHNGAGKSTLLKCIAGKLAADRGSVIRNGELGYLLEMSAGFSPTMTGRDNVTVRGRLMGMNGKALAAYIDEVKDFSELDTFFDSPVQFYSSGMKSRLGFAASSVIRPDILIIDEVLAVGDLSFRLRCYERVNELARNAAVIFVSHSIGQVARLCNRAIFLEKGKVLYEGGVQNAISLYQDKLGDQNERKRGHTLHPELISFSLMANGCQLVPGQSLPYGANLSLDIDISKLPENAVIRPLLRDGSQGVLADWNSVRSNLSWPAGRTRLKADLGSAELAPGAYSISIEVMSPDGVEHISLSESTPFRIGGSYLNAVAIQKTATWQFPE
- a CDS encoding nucleoside-diphosphate sugar epimerase/dehydratase, coding for MDKMRLFLLGMPRQRKRLIQVIMDVFLVWISLWGSFVVRLGIENVTQPIETHLWLFISAPLIAIPLFIRFGMYRAVMRYFGNDALIAIIKAVSLSALILALVVFWYSNHKTVVPRSIIFNYWWLSLVIIGGLRLCMRQYFMGDWFMAAKHVPFTSRDDGLTKVAVYGAGVAGNQLVAALRMGRVMRPVAFIDDDASIADRSISGLQVYKPKHIQQMIDVTGAQEILLALPSSTRARRREILNLLEGFPLHVRSVPNFTDLASGRVKVEDIQEIDIADLLGRDAVPAQPDLLERCIKGKTVMVTGAGGSIGSELCRQIFLLGPTTLLLFEHSEFNLYSILSELEQRGCRDAVDVRLLPILGSIRHQEKLLDVMKTWKVDTVYHAAAYKHVPMVEHNIAEGVLNNVIGTLNTAQAALQSGVSNFVLISTDKAVRPTNVMGSTKRLAELTLQALSREIAPVLFGDKANVSRVNKTRFTMVRFGNVLGSSGSVIPLFHRQIKSGGPLTVTHPKITRYFMTIPEAAQLVIQAGSMGQGGDVFVLDMGEPVRIVELAEKMIHLSGLSIRSDRNPQGDISIEFTGLRPGEKLFEELLIGDNVAATPHPMIMTASEDHLPWDVLKGRLSDLLIAVEKDDYARVRQLLRETVSGYTPDGEIVDWIYQQRRLEP
- a CDS encoding ComEA family DNA-binding protein, coding for MRTGYFYSLIFAFLTSASIAAIAAPVAPAESARAPIVMDTAAPSQGAKIDLNGADAATLQKELAGVGEAKAKAIVAYRETNGPFASVDELLEVKGIGKAILDRNRDKLEVN
- a CDS encoding SDR family oxidoreductase, coding for MNSAQSKGTALVTGASSGIGAIYAQRLAARGFDLLLVARDKDRLESAASQLRDAHGVQVEVLKADLTQKDDVLKLEQRLRSDSSISLLVNNAGVASDGLLANADMDQLERLIQLNITAVTRLASAAAASFAKAGRGTIINIASVVALFPERFNATYSASKAYVLSLTQSLNTELEGTGVQIQAVLPGVTRTEIWERSGIDASGIPAEMVMDAGEMVDAALAGLDQGELITIPSLPDAGEWHAFVAARHVMAPNLSRSSAAQRYKSGN
- a CDS encoding glycosyltransferase, coding for MTDVKGISNDPIDTVRVFVAATPAEWLPMKVLEFSILETTDLPVQLSAIYTHQRTIPLPKDAANKARTPFSFQRFLIPELCGYEGKAIYLDADMQVFQDIAGLWNRPFQGSVLQTVGSAGGGRRSQFSVMLMDCAQLGWNIDSIINQLDKGEISYHELMYEMKLASEISFSVPELWNSLESYAEGETSLLHYTDMNTQPWVSLDNPNRGLWVSCLRRALQKGFISRDELVREIEQGHVRPSLLAEAFSNSKGNWKPAFGDLLADALYTPPYYSIAASRRGKLYAGLSRLSRAFRLILRPLLR